The following are encoded together in the Zygosaccharomyces rouxii strain CBS732 chromosome C complete sequence genome:
- the TDA7 gene encoding Tda7p (some similarities with uniprot|P53882 Saccharomyces cerevisiae YNL176C Hypothetical ORF) — protein MEVSLNTAWQASFPSEQLSSASSTWGDSSSTTSVLNNYPKTSGLSSTTNSDYEQPYSYMSTTNLSPSGSIDASNPTSTISSSSVTSSTTLAPWWSTVSSDPKPLKSTADTKSSYLSFSSSSPWWESTSNDIYASPTTSSSNLNTQTSSNSIWSENSDSIWGLNPILISGSSSGSITVDTSSNTFINSDTNSNFNWWSSTTSSSYEFMSSTGSMWASTFSSPSTWTTSDDFQNSLSSTSLPWSSSSLVTTSSDEIPGNMEPITSLSDSYSWWNPSTTEFYSPSGYTTSKSASPTPSTSPVTSQMDTSPVALPSQSSYNWGSELSIAAISSTITLPSQSSYNWNSELSTTSTTSTSPTFAWLSGWYSSWFLSSSPTMLPSASEAPAIMATMSASSNVLSSYIPQTSTSYDPFTTATPTPTSSISQPLISSSTFSSRVFTILSSGSPSSSTIPTYLISSASSASSLINTIDPSSSTSDLWIYSSSEPQPITSSVPATEDLRSTDTAVPAGWSDTILSGSTPPSPITALWSYVGPSNSIIPTTTSDFPSATSLATNDSSDIIPTSNDEPVSSADDLSNYLPTISGVEPTTSVISSPVAAPTSLSSDPVATIPTMLFSTTSSSSSDWYESTPMTSGIESSQVVAFSSVPSDSSATSSIWFELTPPTSSDSSFFVPSSSSLFPISMTYSWTSPVVESSSQSPISSSSSTTSAEGNTFSKTSSGSSSNHSSKSGISSPSYLHFSSQSNSTSSTNADYSVSYGTRSAYYIYTQTYVITASTTTFETGIPTTVGMPRSGSSTFSTPQPAVTQDIGFYNYHLNKDNHHNSRRGGNDTGAIVGGVVGGVCGVVGCCLATWILLRRRRNHKRSAESPQGFSEEIGNRVENTSPSETPRTYFQEKPEEYIASNTGNNENQLFSIFRTQRISRTPGVDLARNQFFDPNFPCSSETKGIEDPFRDKYNSRGRSHGQVQVTPPRVPPPRKMHSNTQHPIPSKNINSSRDNRSSLVSSLNDSSFASSLQGDYSTLSSGPIRLDPSVNGSNIPENPDGGFFLEVI, from the coding sequence ATGGAAGTAAGCTTGAATACGGCATGGCAAGCTTCGTTTCCATCGGAGCAGCTCTCTTCGGCTAGCTCCACTTGGGGAGACTCTAGTTCTACAACTTCTGTGTTGAATAATTATCCGAAAACAAGTGGCCTCTCTTCTACTACCAATAGTGACTACGAACAACCATACAGTTATATGTCAACAACAAACCTGTCTCCATCGGGTTCCATTGACGCGTCAAACCCCACGTCTACCATTTCTTCAAGCTCTGTTACCAGTTCTACTACGTTAGCACCATGGTGGTCAACTGTTTCAAGTGATCCTAAACCATTGAAAAGTACCGCGGATACAAAAAGTTCTTACCTGTCCTTCTCTTCATCGTCGCCTTGGTGGGAAAGTACTTCCAATGACATTTATGCGTCTCCAACAACATCGAGTTCAAACCTAAATACGCAAACGAGTTCAAATTCAATATGGAGCGAAAATTCGGACTCTATCTGGGGGCTCAACCCAATTTTGATCTCGGGCTCAAGCTCTGGTTCCATCACCGTGGACACCAGTTCGAATACCTTTATCAATTCTGAcaccaattccaatttcaattggtgGTCATCCACCACAAGTAGCTCTTACGAATTTATGTCGAGCACCGGTTCTATGTGGGCATCGACATTCTCCAGCCCCAGTACATGGACTACAAGCGACgattttcaaaattcatTGTCATCAACATCGTTACCGTGGTCATCATCCTCTCTCGTCACCACTAGTAGTGATGAAATACCAGGAAATATGGAACCCATTACAAGTCTTTCAGACAGCTATTCTTGGTGGAATCCATCGACGACAGAGTTTTACTCCCCATCAGGTTATACAACTTCGAAATCAGCATCTCCAACGCCAAGTACATCCCCAGTGACCTCTCAAATGGATACATCACCAGTAGCCCTCCCATCTCAATCTTCATACAATTGGGGTTCAGAGTTATCGATAGCAGCGATTTCGTCAACGATAACCCTTCCATCTCAATCTTCGTACAATTGGAATTCAGAGCTATCGACAACATCAACTACATCAACCTCACCTACGTTTGCCTGGCTATCTGGTTGGTACTCAAGCTGGTTCTTAAGTTCATCGCCGACCATGTTACCAAGTGCATCGGAAGCTCCTGCAATAATGGCGACAATGAGTGCATCTTCAAACGTGCTGTCATCCTACATTCCGCAGACTTCAACATCTTACGATCCATTTACTACAGCAACGCCAACGCCGACTTCTAGTATATCACAACCGCTGATATCCTCAAGTACATTTTCTTCTAGAGTGTTTACGATTCTATCTTCAGGATCCCCATCATCCTCAACTATACCCACTTACCTGATATCATCAGCGTCATCAGCATCATCTTTAATTAATACGATAGACCCTTCTTCCTCGACTTCTGATCTTTGGATTTATAGTTCGTCCGAACCGCAACCTATAACTTCGTCAGTACCTGCTACAGAGGATTTGAGGTCAACAGATACTGCTGTGCCGGCTGGATGGTCGGATACCATTCTATCAGGGAGTACACCACCATCACCGATTACTGCGCTATGGAGTTATGTGGGGCCTAGCAATAGCATAATTCCGACCACGACGAGTGATTTTCCTAGTGCTACATCACTAGCGACAAACGATTCTTCCGACATTATACCTACTTCCAATGACGAACCAGTTTCTAGTGCAGATGATTTGTCTAATTATCTGCCCACGATCTCCGGCGTCGAACCAACGACATCTGTAATTTCCAGTCCTGTTGCAGCGCCAACCAGTTTGTCTTCGGATCCTGTCGCTACAATTCCCACTATGTTATTCAGTACTacatcttcctcttccaGTGACTGGTACGAATCAACTCCAATGACTTCAGGCATCGAGAGCAGTCAGGTAGTAGCCTTTTCAAGCGTGCCCTCTGATTCTTCTGCCACTTCGAGCATATGGTTTGAGCTAACTCCCCCAACATCTAGCGACTCGTCTTTTTTTGTTCCTTCAAGTTCGTCCTTATTTCCAATATCAATGACATATTCATGGACTTCCCCAGTGGTAGAATCCTCTTCACAAAgtccaatttcttcaagttCTTCGACGACATCAGCGGAAGGAAACACATTCTCCAAAACAAGTTCAGGAAGCTCATCAAACCATTCTTCCAAGAGTGGGATTTCGTCCCCATCTTATCTTCACTTCTCTTCACAATCTAATTCAACTTCCTCGACAAACGCAGATTATTCAGTATCTTACGGTACAAGAAGTGCTTACTACATCTACACACAAACATATGTGATTACTGCCTCCACTACAACTTTTGAAACTGGTATACCTACTACTGTTGGAATGCCTCGCTCAGGAAGTAGCACTTTTTCGACACCACAGCCGGCCGTCACACAAGATATAGGGTTTTACAATTATCATTTAAACAAGGACAATCACCATAATTCACGCCGCGGAGGTAATGACACTGGTGCAATAGTTGGTGGTGTTGTCGGCGGTGTATGTGGAGTTGTGGGATGCTGTTTGGCAACATGGATCCTTTTACGCAGGAGAAGAAACCATAAGAGGAGTGCGGAATCTCCACAAGGCTTCAGcgaagaaattggtaataGAGTGGAAAATACGTCACCTTCGGAAACTCCAAGGACATACTTTCAAGAAAAACCAGAGGAATATATTGCTAGCAATACAGGAAATAACGAAAACCAgttattttcaatcttCAGAACACAGAGAATATCACGGACTCCCGGTGTAGATCTAGCACGCAATCAGTTTTTCGATCCCAATTTCCCCTGTTCAAGTGAGACTAAAGGCATCGAGGATCCATTTCGCGATAAATATAATTCCAGAGGCAGATCACACGGTCAAGTTCAAGTGACACCACCTCGAGTACCACCTCCAAGAAAGATGCATTCTAATACCCAACATCCCATTCCATCTAAAAACATTAATTCTTCTCGGGATAACCGTTCTTCGCTTGTTTCATCCCTTAATGATTCATCGTTCGCTTCCTCACTACAAGGTGATTACTCGACACTTTCATCAGGTCCCATTAGACTAGATCCTAGTGTCAACGGAAGCAACATCCCAGAGAATCCTGAcggtggatttttccttgaGGTTATTTAA
- the SHR3 gene encoding Shr3p (similar to uniprot|Q02774 Saccharomyces cerevisiae YDL212W SHR3 Endoplasmic reticulum packaging chaperone required for incorporation of amino acid permeases into COPII coated vesicles for transport to the cell surface), producing MFTYSDACTVGMGLILSATSFIIGVFYANQAYDYRILFSADSTQSEFDDALKHYQVLHKTPLPVLIGLAAVAVIGLVGHLIRIYKPNPDLRNFEYGSLVLYFFGVCVCLSNVKTGIISSVTGEWGDVSENQGLAVLGSSNIILILFFTGVIMLQGGLWYTRWEHQVRLKQFFQEEAKEDAERKKKAAQQAQESQAHEEALEEDAEKHVKGSLSEKAQEFVEKAKNDPKVQQAEEYYENKIKPTAKKHKEDINNKVRSRRTRRKE from the coding sequence ATGTTCACGTATTCAGATGCTTGTACTGTGGGGATGGGCCTCATTCTGAGTGCCACTTCCTTTATAATTGGTGTATTTTATGCTAATCAAGCCTATGACTACCGGATTTTATTTAGTGCAGATTCCACCCAATCCGAGTTCGACGATGCTCTTAAGCACTACCAAGTTCTTCACAAGACCCCATTGCCCGTTTTAATTGGATTGGCAGCTGTTGCAGTTATCGGTTTAGTGGGTCATCTAATAAGAATTTACAAACCAAATCCAGATTTAAGAAATTTCGAATACGGATCCCTTGTGTTGTACTTCTTTGGGGTTTGTGTCTGTTTGAGTAACGTCAAAACTGGTATAATTTCATCAGTCACTGGTGAATGGGGAGATGTATCTGAAAATCAAGGTCTAGCCGTCCTTGGTTCCTCCAATATCATCTTAATCTTATTCTTTACCGGTGTGATAATGTTACAAGGTGGTTTATGGTACACTAGATGGGAACATCAAGTTAGATTGAAGCAATTCTTCCAAGAGGAGGCCAAAGAAGATGCtgaaaggaagaagaaagcgGCACAGCAGGCACAAGAATCTCAAGCACATGAAGAAGCTCTAGAGGAAGACGCTGAAAAGCACGTTAAGGGATCATTATCTGAAAAGGCACAAGAATTTGTCGAGAAGGCTAAAAATGATCCAAAAGTCCAACAGGCTGAAGAGTACTATGAGAACAAGATTAAACCAACTGCTAAGAAACATAAAGAGGACATTAACAACAAGGTGAGATCTCGTCGTACTAGAAGAAAGGAATGA
- the RAD7 gene encoding UV-damaged DNA-binding protein RAD7 (similar to uniprot|P06779 Saccharomyces cerevisiae YJR052W RAD7 Protein that recognizes and binds damaged DNA in an ATP-dependent manner (with Rad16p) during nucleotide excision repair subunit of Nucleotide Excision Repair Factor 4 (NEF4)) → MSFYRSRNRGRGANDVKGPSSALTQFLRDEGINAQEIRTRWEKQQAEKQELEESNSVEQSVEPSPHTETKALSDSDSSETDTDENIDKFRKLGSIGVDSDEEEYDEETAPKRRPQPATTPNDDRDKKKTQKLLENRRKRQKRAAELLDRRVELPSLQELCIEKIGSNISKWNDEADEQGKQVYANIRTVLGGISTDNLNNLGKALCKNRALNDQTLQLFLKTDLSGLVFHDCSRVSFEGYKALAIFCPHLTEISLQMCGQLNNEALLYMAEKLPNLKSVKLDGPFLINEATWDQFFQSMSGRLVEFHVSNTHRFTDNSLSSLLRHCGNHLVSLHFCRLDSVSNYALIPQYLQNPQFHTLGIEYPYNEEDVSDMVILQLLERVGTHLRYLSLNGCVELTDNAIVNGLTVFLQGNDQLECLQLEELVNITSDSLLYFFKTVPLPHLCRCSLKRCTKLTDDATVELLLNSAKDKLEDLNLNSLINLTQGTFEIMNCPNLKHLDASFVRCVDDHVVATVGSQNPSLQLMEVFGDNLVSNKASIREGLTLIGRQSDSI, encoded by the coding sequence ATGAGTTTTTACAGAAGTAGGAATAGGGGTAGAGGAGCTAATGATGTTAAGGGTCCAAGTTCTGCCCTAACTCAGTTTCTAAGAGATGAAGGTATCAATGCTCAAGAGATTAGAACACGTTGGGAGAAACAACAGGCTGAAaaacaagaattagaagaatcGAATTCTGTCGAACAAAGTGTGGAACCAAGTCCCCATACTGAGACTAAGGCTTTATCAGATAGTGACTCTTCAGAGACTGAtactgatgaaaatatcGATAAGTTTAGGAAATTAGGTTCTATTGGGGTTGATAGTGACGAAGAGGAATACGATGAAGAGACAGCACCAAAAAGGCGACCACAACCTGCCACAACGCCAAATGACGACCGtgataagaagaagactcaaaaattgttagaaaATAGACGTAAAAGACAGAAAAGAGCAGCTGAATTATTGGATAGGCGTGTGGAATTGCCTTCATTACAAGAACtatgcattgaaaaaattggatctAACATTAGTAAGTGGAACGATGAAGCCGACGAACAGGGCAAACAAGTTTATGCAAATATCCGTACAGTGTTGGGTGGTATATCTACAGATAATTTGAACAATCTAGGTAAAGCCTTATGCAAGAATAGAGCACTAAATGATCAAACTTTACAACTTTTCCTGAAGACCGATCTGTCTGGTCTTGTTTTCCATGACTGTTCAAGGGTTTCATTTGAAGGCTATAAGGCACTGGCAATATTTTGTCCCCATTTAACAGAAATTTCGTTACAAATGTGCGGACAATTGAACAATGAAGCCCTGCTTTACATGGCGGAGAAACTACCAAATTTAAAATCCGTAAAACTTGATGGACCTTTCTTAATCAATGAAGCAACCTGggatcaattttttcaatccatgTCTGGAAGGCTCGTCGAATTTCACGTTTCCAATACACATAGATTTACTGACAACTCCCTTAGCTCCCTCCTAAGACATTGTGGTAATCATTTGGTCTCCTTGCACTTTTGCAGACTAGATAGCGTTTCCAATTATGCACTTATCCCACAATATTTGCAAAACCCACAGTTTCACACTTTAGGTATTGAATACCCTTACaacgaagaagatgttaGTGATATGGTCATCCTGCAACTTCTTGAGCGAGTTGGTACCCATTTACGCTATCTATCATTAAATGGTTGTGTAGAGTTAACGGATAACGCGATTGTCAATGGACTAACAGTCTTCCTTCAGGGGAATGATCAACTAGAATGTCTACAATTGGAAGAGCTAGTAAATATCACCTCTGATAGTTTGCtttatttcttcaagacaGTACCATTACCACACCTCTGTCGTTGTAGTTTAAAGCGTTGTACCAAATTAACCGATGATGCTACTGTCGAGTTGCTATTGAACTCAGCAAAGGATAAACTAGAAGATTTAAAtctaaattcattgatcaatctAACGCAGGGgacttttgaaattatgAATTGCCCGAATCTGAAGCATCTGGACGCATCATTTGTGCGCTGCGTCGATGATCACGTAGTGGCTACCGTGGGATCTCAAAACCCATCTCTCCAACTAATGGAAGTATTCGGAGACAATCTAGTATCTAACAAGGCTTCCATAAGGGAGGGATTAACACTGATCGGCCGTCAGAGCGATTCGATCTGA
- the MRPL22 gene encoding mitochondrial 54S ribosomal protein uL22m (similar to uniprot|P53881 Saccharomyces cerevisiae YNL177C MRPL22 Mitochondrial ribosomal protein of the large subunit) has translation MLPIPRVLFAPSNLRSIYLGQRKQFFHVGRQLWNNNRGNSSVFEGLTKDVNYESDDPSKMSNRMSVTADASDENSKDGVVAPDQITVDNDVTLHKYIRSKQGPEKLAHQTLLSPLKRKLYMRNCDLNDGFYKRDTVISLPGSKEKYKLKLSREEIDVLEPSVYVKSYRIKSSMKKTTQLLRLLNGLDVKSALTQCHFSSKKIARDVAEVLNRGIEDGQKLGLDANDMYIAQIWTGSDGWWIPRMDYKGRGRVGVIRHRYVHVRCILKTKSVTKRRLEYESQLKQQRRKPWVQLADKPVRGFPGGAYKW, from the coding sequence ATGTTACCAATCCCAAGGGTATTATTTGCGCCTAGCAATTTGCGAAGTATTTACCTTGGCCAACGGAAGCAATTTTTTCATGTAGGTCGTCAGTTATGGAATAATAATAGAGGGAATTCATCTGTCTTTGAAGGACTCACCAAGGATGTTAATTATGAGAGTGACGATCCTTCCAAAATGTCAAACAGAATGTCGGTAACTGCAGATGCTTCTGACGAAAATTCAAAGGATGGTGTTGTCGCTCCAGATCAAATCACTGTGGACAACGATGTTACTTTACACAAATACATTAGATCCAAACAAGGCCCAGAGAAATTGGCTCACCAAACGTTACTTTCTCCACTCAAGAGGAAATTATATATGAGGAATTGTGACTTGAATGATGGCTTTTACAAAAGAGATACAGTGATCTCATTACCTGGCTCTAAGGAAAAGTACAAATTAAAACTGAGCcgtgaagaaattgatgtATTGGAACCATCAGTTTATGTGAAATCCTATAGAATTAAATCATCCATGAAGAAAACTACTCAATTGCTAAGGTTGTTAAATGGCTTGGACGTTAAATCTGCATTGACCCAATGTCATTTCtcatcaaagaaaattgcTCGTGATGTAGCAGAAGTATTGAATAGAGGTATAGAGGATGGTCAGAAGTTAGGTCTTGATGCGAATGACATGTACATTGCTCAAATTTGGACCGGTAGTGATGGTTGGTGGATACCAAGAATGGATTACAAAGGTAGAGGTCGTGTTGGTGTCATTAGACATCGTTATGTGCATGTTAGATGTATTTTAAAGACTAAAAGTGTTACGAAGAGAAGATTAGAATATGAATCTCAGTTGAAACAACAGAGAAGGAAACCTTGGGTCCAATTAGCGGATAAACCAGTTAGAGGATTCCCGGGAGGCGCCTACAAGTGGTAA
- the PBR1 gene encoding putative oxidoreductase (similar to uniprot|P53878 Saccharomyces cerevisiae YNL181W Protein required for cell viability), protein MPLDFIGTVLAEGTHRIPYYEQIKRIAPYVIAGSAVKYWSRGATNTWERKLHGKVYLVTGATTQAMGTSVVLEMAKLGAQLIILGREIDEWATDWVNDLRDKSENNLIYMEQCDLSDLWQVRKFVTGWLDNSPPRRLDGVIVMSGDMEPWGIPRISPPIRRSSVEGLELQMATNFAGVFHLLDLLQPSFKAQPPDRDFRIIITTCWLQSLGQVNVQDPLWQNAPYESALKHFASSKLQLALCMLELQRRVTKAIKEEKAGGVERTGFNVSVTLVQPGTMRSPSLRRVLSNGSVTLLLFFYCIILYPWLLLLTKSGHRGGQSILYALMTPELEEVNLENNDVKYISDCKIIKFARKEFTDVNLQAQLFANTQRDILEFEKKMAIKRNQMKSKSNSNSKSNTKPDSNAKK, encoded by the coding sequence ATGCCATTAGATTTCATAGGAACTGTGTTAGCTGAAGGTACCCATAGAATTCCTTACTATGAAcagatcaagagaattgcACCTTACGTGATAGCGGGATCTGCTGTCAAATACTGGTCTCGAGGCGCCACCAATACCTGGGAAAGAAAATTGCATGGTAAGGTCTACCTAGTAACGGGTGCTACAACCCAAGCTATGGGGACCTCAGTTGTGCTTGAAATGGCGAAATTGGGGGCACAACTGATCATATTAGGACGTGAAATAGATGAATGGGCTACAGATTGGGTCAACGATCTGAGAGATAAGAGTGAGAACAATCTCATATATATGGAACAATGTGATTTGAGTGATCTGTGGCAAGTGAGGAAATTCGTCACTGGTTGGTTAGACAACAGTCCACCTAGAAGGCTTGATGGTGTTATAGTGATGTCAGGGGATATGGAACCGTGGGGAATACCCAGAAtatcaccaccaattaGAAGATCTTCCGTGGAAGGATTAGAATTACAAATGGCGACGAATTTTGCAGGTGTTTTCCATTTGTTAGATCTTTTACAACCAAGTTTCAAAGCCCAACCTCCTGATCGAGACTTCAGAATCATAATTACGACGTGTTGGTTGCAGTCATTGGGCCAGGTTAACGTCCAAGATCCATTGTGGCAAAATGCACCATATGAAAGTGCACTAAAGCATTTCGCTAGTAGTAAGTTGCAATTAGCGCTATGCATGCttgaattacaaagaagaGTTACAAAAGCTAtcaaagaggaaaaagCTGGAGGTGTTGAACGTACAGGTTTTAATGTTAGTGTTACACTGGTACAACCGGGTACAATGAGATCCCCCAGTCTTCGTCGCGTTTTAAGCAATGGATCAGTTACACTTTTGCTGTTCTTCTATTGTATCATTTTGTACCCCTGGTTACTCCTGTTGACCAAGAGTGGCCATCGTGGTGGCCAAAGTATCTTATACGCATTAATGACACCTGAATTGGAAGAGGTCAATCTCGAAAATAATGATGTTAAATACATCTCTGATTgcaaaataataaaatttgCCCGTAAAGAATTCACTGATGTCAATTTACAGGCTCAATTGTTTGCGAATACCCAAAGAGATATACTggaatttgagaagaaaatggCCATCAAACGTAATCAGATGAAGTCCaaatccaattccaattccaagTCCAATACTAAACCGGATTCCAATGCAAAAAAATGA
- the RHO5 gene encoding Rho family GTPase RHO5 (similar to gnl|GLV|KLLA0D08327g Kluyveromyces lactis KLLA0D08327g and some similarites with YNL180C uniprot|P53879 Saccharomyces cerevisiae YNL180C RHO5 Non-essential small GTPase of the Rho/Rac subfamily of Ras-like proteins likely involved in protein kinase C (Pkc1p)-dependent signal transduction pathway that controls cell integrity), translating into MRPIKCVLVGDGAVGKTSLLISYTTNSFPQDYIPTVFDNYSTTLVLPEGATGPDQESQIFKLNLWDTAGQEEYDRLRPLSYPQTDIFLVCFSVVERSSLRNVTDKWYPEIRENCNSGNPELLRRLGKRPILLVGTKTDLRDQEEEEIAGVRSPSADYISPEEAQQVAEHCGFMGYVECSAATQVGVREVFEAAVRSCVYEPQRLLDEQNNNDQRHRQLLAAREEEQQRQLMEQQQKQQKQSKLPRKKVNNSNNRSPSKNNIGLVPKNNSPTLSQQPQQVPPTGTAASNSPSQQRQASSKVRKSKKSPNCVIL; encoded by the coding sequence ATGCGACCAATTAAATGTGTTTTAGTAGGAGATGGTGCTGTTGGTAAAACATCGTTGCTAATATCTTATACAACAAACAGTTTTCCACAAGATTATATCCCAACAGTTTTCGATAATTATTCCACAACTTTAGTTTTACCAGAAGGTGCAACAGGACCAGACCAAGAATCTCAAATATTCAAGCTAAACCTTTGGGATACAGCGGGACAAGAAGAATATGATAGACTGAGGCCGTTGTCTTATCCACAAACAGATATCTTCTTAGTTTGCTTCAGTGTTGTAGAACGTAGCTCGTTGCGTAATGTGACTGATAAATGGTATCCGGAAATCAGAGAGAACTGTAATAGTGGCAATCCAGAATTGTTAAGGAGACTAGGTAAAAGACCAATTTTACTAGTAGGTACAAAGACGGACTTGAGAGATcaagaggaggaagaaattgcagGTGTTAGGTCGCCATCGGCAGACTACATCTCACCGGAAGAGGCACAACAAGTAGCAGAACACTGTGGGTTTATGGGATACGTTGAATGTTCTGCTGCGACCCAAGTAGGTGTCAGAGAAGTCTTTGAAGCGGCAGTACGTTCGTGTGTATATGAACCACAAAGGCTATTAGATGAACAGAATAACAATGATCAAAGACATAGGCAATTATTGGCTGCTAGAGAGGAGGAACAGCAGAGGCAGTTAATGGAACAGCAGCAGAAGCAACAGAAACAATCAAAGCTACCGAGGAAAAAAGTTAACAATAGCAATAATAGATCACCTTCAAAAAATAATATCGGTCTGGTACCAAAGAATAATTCACCGACATTGTCACAACAACCGCAACAAGTGCCTCCCACGGGAACCGCGGCAAGTAATTCACCAAGTCAACAGAGACAGGCTAGTTCAAAAGTACGTAAGTCAAAGAAATCCCCCAATTGTGTTATACTGTAA
- the RPS3 gene encoding 40S ribosomal protein uS3 (highly similar to uniprot|P05750 Saccharomyces cerevisiae YNL178W RPS3 Protein component of the small (40S) ribosomal subunit), translated as MVALISKKRKLVADGVFYAELNEFFTRELAEEGYSGTEVRVTPTKTEIIIRATRTQDVLGEGGRRINELTLLVQKRFKYKPGTIVLYAERVQERGLSAVAQAESMKFKLLNGLAIRRAAYGVVRYVMESGAKGCEVVVSGKLRAARAKSMKFADGFLIHSGQPVADFIDTATRHVLMRQGVLGIKVKIMRDPATTPSGPNALPDAVTIVDPKEEEPILAPSVKDYRPAPQKVEEEGAEGAAAEAAA; from the coding sequence ATGGTTGCcctaatttcaaagaagagaaagCTAGTCGCTGACGGTGTCTTTTACGCCGAATTAAACGAATTCTTCACCAGAGAATTGGCTGAAGAAGGTTACTCCGGTACTGAAGTTAGAGTTACTCCAACCAAGACTGAAATTATCATCAGAGCTACCAGAACTCAAGATGTCTTAGGTGAAGGTGGTAGAAGAATCAACGAATTGACCCTTTTGGTTCAAAAGAGATTCAAGTACAAGCCAGGTACCATTGTGCTTTACGCTGAAAGAGTTCAAGAGCGTGGTCTTTCCGCCGTTGCTCAAGCTGAATCCATGAAATTCAAGTTGTTGAACGGTTTGGCTATCAGAAGAGCTGCTTACGGTGTTGTCAGATACGTTATGGAATCTGGTGCTAAGGGTTGCGAAGTTGTCGTTTCCGGTAAATTGAGAGCTGCTCGTGCTAAGTCTATGAAGTTCGCTGACGGTTTCTTGATTCACTCTGGTCAACCAGTTGCTGACTTCATCGACACCGCTACTAGACACGTTCTAATGAGACAAGGTGTTTTGGGTATCAAGGTTAAGATCATGAGAGACCCAGCTACTACTCCAAGTGGTCCAAACGCCTTGCCAGATGCTGTCACTATTGTCGAtccaaaggaagaagaaccaaTCTTGGCCCCATCTGTCAAGGACTACAGACCAGCTCCTCAAAAggttgaagaagaaggtgcCGAAGGTGCTGCTGCCGAGGCTGCTGCTTAA